The sequence ttttaaattaatattattattttattcctatGAACTACTTCTTCGGGTTCACTAATACAGAAAACAGCATATCCGAGTTCATAACTGTTCATGGGCCCACGAAAAAATAACAAAGGGGGTTCACCAATGCTAATGTTCTTACAGAATAAGTATTTAATGcgtatataaatttattaatatgtaaaaacaaaaagtgTCCATCATTGTGGATCGATTTTAGAAGTATGTGGAAATCTAAGCAGAAGTTTAACACGGTAAGTGGTTACAGCTTCTTCCTCAGCACCAACTTCAGCGAACATGGCAATTCCACGAGCAAAGGCAAAAGCTCCTGTCCCTCCTACAACCTCCATAACCTCTTCCAATTTATGTGCCATGTCTCTGCTTCTAATACTAACACTCCCCGTGTACTCAGGACTCTCCAACGTCAAATATATAACGTTAAAATTCGAATTAGCAAAGTCTTCATGCGGGATTATAAATCCCTCAGCTTTCCCCACTATCCGAGAATTGTTATCGGGTCCCTCAGTGAGAGTACGCCGGAAAATcaatgctcctcctcctccgcctcctcTGCGGTGGGTCTCGGCCATGCGCTGACTTGACCTGCGAGAGATATAGGAGGAGGACGGGATTTGAGTTTGCTGAACatagagagagaaggagaataGTGATTCTGGTGGGTCATAATCAGGAACGGGCGAGAATAAAGCAAGTAGAAGGACGACGATAACAGAAGTAGAGACGGCGATGAGGAAAATGATTCTAGTTAGCATGATGGAGGAGAAGAGATACAAGAGGAGTTTCTACCTGTTTTTTCTTAACAAACGTCAAAGGGTTTTAAAGTTAGATTAGTGATTTAGGTATAACCACTACTTTCACAACATAACTACACCAT comes from Brassica rapa cultivar Chiifu-401-42 chromosome A02, CAAS_Brap_v3.01, whole genome shotgun sequence and encodes:
- the LOC103848560 gene encoding dirigent protein 2, giving the protein MLTRIIFLIAVSTSVIVVLLLALFSPVPDYDPPESLFSFSLYVQQTQIPSSSYISRRSSQRMAETHRRGGGGGGALIFRRTLTEGPDNNSRIVGKAEGFIIPHEDFANSNFNVIYLTLESPEYTGSVSIRSRDMAHKLEEVMEVVGGTGAFAFARGIAMFAEVGAEEEAVTTYRVKLLLRFPHTSKIDPQ